From a region of the Streptomyces tirandamycinicus genome:
- a CDS encoding patatin-like phospholipase family protein, protein MADMDHAGVDTGTDGDGASGHRGTALVLGGGGLAGIGWEVGILHGLAEAGADVSGADLIVGTSAGSVVGAQLSSGLLTLPELYERQLADPEGEVPAGMGPTVLARYVWGVLRSRDAEAYGARMGRLALSARTEPEEARRAVFAARLLTHDWPPARRLVVTAVDAVTGRLRAFDRSSGVGLLDAVGASCAVPGVWPPVTIDGRRFIDGGVRSSTNADLAAGYGTVVIVAPISVGGGPVPSARAQASRLAAAGARVVLITPDRAARRAFGRNVLDPARRAPSARAGRAQAVAHADAVRAVLPV, encoded by the coding sequence ATGGCGGACATGGATCACGCGGGCGTGGACACGGGAACGGACGGGGACGGGGCGTCGGGGCACCGGGGAACCGCCCTGGTGCTCGGGGGCGGCGGGCTCGCGGGCATCGGCTGGGAGGTCGGCATCCTGCACGGCCTCGCCGAGGCCGGGGCGGATGTCTCCGGGGCCGATCTGATCGTCGGCACGTCGGCGGGATCCGTGGTCGGCGCCCAGCTCTCCTCGGGGCTGCTCACCCTTCCGGAGCTGTATGAGCGTCAGCTCGCGGATCCCGAGGGCGAGGTACCCGCCGGAATGGGCCCCACCGTGCTCGCCCGCTACGTCTGGGGGGTGCTCCGTTCCCGCGACGCCGAGGCGTACGGCGCGCGCATGGGACGCCTCGCGCTGTCCGCCCGCACCGAGCCCGAGGAGGCCCGCCGCGCCGTCTTCGCCGCACGGCTCCTCACCCACGATTGGCCGCCGGCGCGCCGCCTCGTCGTCACCGCGGTGGACGCCGTCACCGGACGGCTCCGCGCGTTCGACCGGAGCAGTGGGGTGGGGCTGCTCGACGCCGTCGGCGCCAGTTGCGCCGTTCCCGGAGTCTGGCCGCCCGTCACCATCGACGGGCGCCGCTTCATCGACGGCGGGGTGCGCTCGTCCACGAACGCGGACCTCGCGGCCGGATACGGCACGGTGGTCATCGTCGCGCCCATCTCCGTCGGTGGTGGACCCGTGCCGTCCGCCCGAGCCCAGGCGTCCCGGCTCGCCGCCGCCGGAGCCCGCGTCGTGCTGATCACCCCGGACCGCGCGGCCCGGAGGGCCTTCGGGCGCAACGTCCTGGACCCCGCGCGCCGGGCGCCCTCCGCGCGCGCCGGGCGCGCCCAGGCCGTCGCCCACGCGGACGCCGTGCGGGCGGTTCTGCCGGTCTGA
- a CDS encoding nuclear transport factor 2 family protein: MTQRVDLATVMDRLAVDEVVTRYAVAVDDGDWTAYRALFTDDGRADYRGAGGVEGPAAEVADWLAETMRPFPVRQHLIVNRRVRLREVDGYPGDRADVQADYVSPMRLESGDGFLAGGRYAFGLARGDDGWRLRSVAVREKWRRAAALRAAE, translated from the coding sequence ATGACGCAGCGTGTGGATCTCGCGACCGTGATGGACCGGCTGGCCGTCGACGAGGTGGTCACCCGGTACGCGGTGGCCGTGGACGACGGCGACTGGACCGCCTACCGGGCGCTGTTCACCGACGACGGACGCGCCGACTACCGCGGTGCCGGTGGCGTCGAGGGGCCCGCCGCCGAGGTGGCGGACTGGCTCGCGGAGACGATGCGGCCGTTCCCGGTGCGCCAGCACCTGATCGTGAACCGGCGGGTGCGACTGCGGGAGGTGGACGGGTACCCGGGAGACCGGGCGGACGTGCAGGCGGACTACGTCAGCCCGATGCGGCTGGAGTCCGGCGACGGCTTCCTGGCCGGCGGCCGGTACGCGTTCGGCCTGGCGCGCGGTGACGACGGCTGGCGGCTGCGCTCGGTCGCCGTCCGGGAGAAGTGGCGGCGTGCCGCGGCCCTCCGCGCGGCCGAATGA
- a CDS encoding gamma carbonic anhydrase family protein codes for MAEHERAMISAVGGKEPRISPEAFTAPTSVVIGDVTMAAGASVWYHTVLRADCGPIVVGADSNIQDNCTVHVDPGFPVTIGERVSVGHNAVIHGCTVEDDVLVGMGATVLNGAHIGAGSLVAAQALVTQGMRVPPGSLVAGVPARIKRELTDEEREGVRLNAAMYLELSKGHRAAAEG; via the coding sequence ATGGCGGAGCATGAGCGGGCAATGATCTCGGCGGTCGGCGGCAAGGAGCCGCGGATCTCCCCGGAGGCGTTCACCGCGCCCACGTCCGTCGTGATCGGCGACGTCACCATGGCGGCCGGCGCGAGCGTCTGGTACCACACCGTGCTGCGCGCCGACTGCGGCCCGATCGTCGTCGGCGCCGACAGCAACATCCAGGACAACTGCACCGTCCACGTCGACCCCGGCTTCCCCGTGACCATCGGCGAACGCGTCTCCGTGGGCCACAACGCCGTGATCCACGGCTGCACCGTCGAGGACGACGTGCTCGTCGGCATGGGCGCCACCGTCCTCAACGGCGCCCACATCGGCGCCGGGTCCCTCGTGGCGGCGCAGGCACTCGTAACGCAGGGCATGCGCGTGCCGCCGGGCTCCCTCGTCGCCGGGGTCCCGGCCAGGATCAAGCGGGAGCTGACGGACGAGGAGCGCGAGGGCGTCAGACTCAACGCCGCGATGTACCTGGAGCTGTCGAAGGGCCACCGGGCGGCGGCCGAGGGCTGA
- a CDS encoding APC family permease produces MSHVTAFLKRLVLGRALRSEELGETLLPKRLALPIFASDPLSSVAYATQEILLVLTLGGLAYLHFTPWIAAAVVFLMVVVVLSYRQVVHAYPSGGGSYEVASANLGPSAGLVVAAALLVDYVMTVAVSVASGVDNIISAVPSLAEHRVPMALVFVGLLTAANLRGVRESGRTFAAPTYLFVTGVLLMCGTGLLRYLLGDPPVAATAQYGIEPDPAEVDLVGLALVMLVLRAFSSGCTALTGVEAISNGVPAFRKPKPRNAATTMAVMGLIAVAMFAGVTTLAIVADVRIADDACRLTGLPDCENYTQRTVIAQLAASVFGGESSFGFYYVQAATALVLILAANTAFNGFPLLASILAQHRYLPRQLHNRGDRLAFSNGILALAVVAGALLWAYGANVTSLIHLYILGVFTSFTLCQSGMVRHWSRELRTETDPALRRRHRTSRIVNGTGAAITALVLVIVLVTKFTEGAWLAVLAAVVLWVAMRSIRRHYDATSAELAVTDPGRELAPPSRVITVVLVSRLHKATLRALAYARATRPDRLEAVTVAVDRDDARELRRQWEEAGIDVPLKILDSPYREITKPALAYVRSIRRESPRDVVSVFIPEYVVGHWWENLLHNQSALWLKSRLLFTPGVMVTSVPWQLQSAARADRPAARAPGAVRRGEPVPPPRR; encoded by the coding sequence GTGTCCCACGTGACGGCGTTCCTCAAGCGGCTGGTCCTGGGCCGGGCGCTGCGGAGCGAGGAACTCGGCGAGACGCTGCTGCCCAAACGGCTGGCGCTGCCGATCTTCGCCTCCGACCCGCTCTCCTCGGTGGCCTACGCGACCCAGGAGATCCTGCTGGTCCTCACCCTGGGCGGGCTGGCCTATCTGCACTTCACCCCGTGGATCGCGGCCGCGGTCGTGTTCCTGATGGTCGTCGTCGTGCTGTCGTACCGCCAGGTGGTGCACGCCTACCCGAGCGGCGGCGGCTCCTACGAGGTCGCCTCGGCCAACCTGGGGCCCTCGGCCGGTCTCGTGGTCGCCGCGGCGCTGCTGGTCGACTATGTCATGACAGTGGCCGTCTCCGTGGCCTCCGGAGTGGACAACATCATCTCGGCGGTGCCCTCGCTGGCGGAGCACCGGGTGCCGATGGCGCTGGTCTTCGTCGGCCTGCTGACCGCCGCCAACCTGCGCGGGGTGCGCGAGTCCGGCCGTACCTTCGCCGCGCCGACGTACCTGTTCGTCACCGGCGTGCTGCTGATGTGCGGGACGGGACTGCTGCGCTACCTCCTGGGCGATCCCCCGGTGGCGGCGACCGCGCAGTACGGGATCGAGCCGGACCCCGCCGAGGTCGATCTCGTCGGCCTCGCCCTGGTGATGCTGGTCCTGCGGGCGTTCTCCAGCGGCTGCACGGCCCTCACCGGTGTCGAGGCGATCTCCAACGGCGTGCCGGCGTTCCGCAAGCCGAAGCCGCGCAACGCGGCGACCACCATGGCCGTGATGGGACTCATCGCCGTCGCGATGTTCGCCGGTGTCACCACGCTGGCGATCGTCGCCGACGTCCGCATCGCCGACGACGCCTGCCGGCTGACGGGGCTGCCCGACTGCGAGAACTACACGCAGCGCACCGTCATCGCGCAACTGGCCGCCTCCGTGTTCGGCGGGGAGAGCAGCTTCGGCTTCTACTACGTCCAGGCCGCCACCGCCCTCGTCCTGATCCTCGCCGCCAACACCGCCTTCAACGGATTCCCGCTGCTCGCCTCGATCCTCGCGCAGCACCGCTACCTGCCCCGCCAGTTGCACAACCGGGGTGACCGGCTCGCCTTCTCCAACGGCATCCTGGCGCTCGCCGTCGTCGCGGGAGCGCTGCTGTGGGCGTACGGGGCGAACGTCACCAGCCTCATCCACCTGTACATCCTCGGCGTGTTCACCTCGTTCACGCTCTGCCAGAGCGGCATGGTCCGGCACTGGTCCCGCGAACTGCGCACCGAGACGGACCCGGCGCTGCGCCGCCGCCACCGCACCTCGCGGATCGTCAACGGGACGGGCGCGGCCATCACGGCGCTCGTCCTGGTGATCGTGCTGGTCACCAAGTTCACCGAGGGCGCCTGGCTGGCGGTCCTCGCGGCCGTGGTGCTGTGGGTGGCGATGCGCAGCATCCGCAGGCACTACGACGCCACGTCCGCGGAGCTGGCCGTCACCGACCCGGGCAGGGAACTCGCGCCGCCCTCCCGGGTCATCACCGTGGTCCTGGTCTCCCGGCTGCACAAGGCGACGCTGCGGGCCCTGGCGTACGCCCGGGCCACCCGCCCGGACCGGCTGGAGGCGGTGACCGTGGCCGTCGACCGGGACGACGCCCGGGAACTCCGGCGGCAGTGGGAGGAGGCGGGGATCGACGTGCCGCTGAAGATCCTCGACTCGCCCTACCGGGAGATCACCAAACCCGCACTGGCGTACGTGCGTTCGATCCGGCGGGAGAGCCCGAGGGACGTCGTCTCCGTGTTCATCCCCGAGTACGTCGTGGGCCACTGGTGGGAGAACCTGCTGCACAACCAGTCCGCGCTGTGGCTGAAGAGCCGGTTGCTGTTCACACCCGGGGTGATGGTGACGAGCGTCCCCTGGCAGCTGCAGTCCGCCGCCCGCGCCGACCGTCCCGCCGCCCGCGCCCCCGGAGCGGTGCGCCGCGGCGAACCGGTACCGCCCCCCAGGCGCTGA
- a CDS encoding TVP38/TMEM64 family protein, with protein sequence MLDPVPGPRDGFALRVGRVLVSPWSRLALLVAVLACAASAVVAYEPQRLLTTGWPPQVGGATAVALFAVAYGLCTAAFVPRPLLNLAAGALFGSHAGLAAAIAGTVLGAGLAFTLGRYLGQEALRPLLRGRWLKAADGQLSRHGFRSVLALRLFPGIPFAASNYCAAVSRMGYLPFLLATGLGSVPNTAAYVIAGSSAASPTSPVFLASAGFIAVSALVGAAVAWCKRHRLTRGA encoded by the coding sequence ATGCTCGACCCCGTCCCCGGGCCGCGCGACGGTTTCGCTCTGCGCGTCGGCCGGGTCCTCGTGTCCCCCTGGTCCCGCCTCGCTCTGCTGGTGGCCGTCCTGGCGTGCGCGGCGTCGGCGGTCGTGGCGTACGAGCCGCAGAGACTGCTGACGACGGGGTGGCCCCCACAGGTCGGCGGCGCCACGGCGGTGGCGCTCTTCGCCGTGGCCTACGGGCTGTGCACCGCGGCCTTCGTCCCGCGTCCCCTGCTGAACCTGGCGGCCGGCGCCCTGTTCGGCTCGCACGCGGGTCTGGCGGCGGCGATCGCCGGCACCGTGCTGGGCGCGGGCCTGGCCTTCACCCTGGGGCGGTACCTGGGCCAGGAGGCGCTGCGTCCGCTGCTGCGCGGCCGCTGGCTCAAGGCGGCGGACGGCCAGTTGAGCCGGCACGGGTTCCGCTCGGTGCTCGCACTGCGGCTGTTCCCGGGCATCCCGTTCGCCGCATCCAACTACTGTGCCGCGGTGTCCCGGATGGGGTACCTCCCCTTCCTGCTGGCCACCGGCCTCGGCTCGGTCCCGAACACCGCGGCGTACGTGATCGCCGGCAGCAGCGCGGCGTCGCCGACGTCGCCCGTCTTCCTCGCCTCGGCGGGCTTCATCGCCGTCTCGGCGCTCGTCGGGGCCGCTGTCGCCTGGTGCAAGCGCCACCGGCTCACCCGCGGCGCCTGA
- a CDS encoding CsbD family protein: MGKAKAKAKQAKGKMKESAGKAMGDRGMQAEGRGEQMAGKAQEAAHDAGERMRKSGR; the protein is encoded by the coding sequence ATGGGCAAGGCAAAGGCCAAGGCGAAGCAGGCCAAGGGCAAGATGAAGGAAAGCGCCGGCAAGGCCATGGGCGACCGCGGGATGCAGGCCGAAGGCCGTGGCGAGCAGATGGCGGGCAAGGCCCAGGAGGCCGCGCACGACGCCGGTGAGCGAATGAGGAAGTCCGGCCGCTGA
- a CDS encoding DUF4442 domain-containing protein, which yields MSADQMSVGELLAATVPMARTLNLEFLETSAERAVVRLPDQADYHNHVGGPHAGAMFTLAESASGAIVLAAFGEQLSRAVPLAVKAEIAYRKLAKGVVTATATLGRPAAEVLAELDAGGRPEFPVAVHITRESDDAVTGEMTVVWTLRPNG from the coding sequence ATGAGTGCAGACCAGATGTCCGTGGGCGAGCTGCTCGCCGCCACGGTCCCGATGGCCAGGACCCTGAACCTGGAGTTCCTGGAGACCTCCGCCGAGCGTGCCGTCGTCCGGTTGCCGGACCAGGCCGACTACCACAACCACGTGGGTGGGCCGCACGCCGGTGCGATGTTCACGCTGGCCGAGTCCGCCAGCGGCGCGATCGTGCTCGCCGCCTTCGGTGAGCAGCTGTCCCGGGCCGTTCCGCTCGCGGTGAAGGCCGAGATCGCCTACCGGAAACTCGCCAAGGGCGTCGTCACCGCCACCGCGACCCTCGGGCGCCCCGCGGCGGAGGTCCTCGCGGAACTGGACGCCGGGGGGCGCCCCGAGTTCCCCGTGGCCGTCCACATCACCCGCGAGTCCGACGACGCGGTGACCGGTGAGATGACTGTCGTCTGGACTCTGCGCCCGAACGGCTGA
- a CDS encoding spermidine synthase encodes MDDPIPVERAVDHGTARLLPDIDRPRAWLLTVEGAPQSYVDLDDPTHLEFEYARRLAHVLDGRAEESEPLDVLHLGGGALTLPRYVAATRPGSRQDVVEADRGLLSLVAERLPLPSGSGITVHAEDARAWLERAPEDSADVLIADVFGGSRVPAHLTSREYAGAADRALRPGGVYAANLADSAPFAFLRSQLATFAAVFPELALIAEPGVLRGRRFGNAVLLASHTPIDVVGLARRTASDVFPARVEYGDGLRRFMGGARPVGDEDATGSPEPPEGSFGIG; translated from the coding sequence GTGGACGACCCCATTCCCGTCGAGCGCGCCGTGGACCACGGAACCGCCAGGCTCCTGCCCGACATCGACCGGCCCCGGGCCTGGCTGCTCACCGTGGAGGGAGCTCCGCAGTCGTACGTCGACCTGGACGACCCCACGCATCTGGAGTTCGAGTACGCCCGGCGGCTCGCCCACGTCCTCGACGGCAGGGCGGAGGAGAGCGAGCCGCTCGACGTCCTGCACCTCGGCGGCGGGGCTCTCACCCTGCCCCGCTATGTCGCGGCCACCCGCCCCGGCTCACGGCAGGACGTGGTGGAGGCCGACCGCGGTCTGCTGTCACTCGTCGCCGAGCGGCTGCCACTGCCGTCCGGCTCGGGGATAACCGTGCACGCGGAGGACGCGCGTGCCTGGCTTGAGCGGGCGCCCGAGGACTCGGCCGATGTGCTGATCGCCGATGTGTTCGGAGGCTCGCGCGTCCCGGCGCACCTCACCTCCCGGGAGTACGCCGGGGCCGCCGACCGTGCCCTCCGCCCCGGAGGGGTCTACGCGGCGAATCTCGCCGACAGCGCCCCGTTCGCCTTCCTGCGCTCGCAACTGGCCACCTTCGCGGCCGTGTTCCCGGAGCTCGCCCTGATCGCCGAGCCGGGCGTGCTGCGCGGACGCCGTTTCGGCAACGCGGTCCTGCTGGCCTCGCACACCCCCATCGACGTCGTCGGACTCGCGCGCCGGACGGCGTCCGACGTCTTCCCGGCCCGGGTGGAGTACGGCGACGGTCTGCGGCGCTTCATGGGCGGTGCCCGGCCGGTGGGCGACGAGGACGCGACCGGTTCCCCCGAGCCGCCGGAGGGCTCGTTCGGCATCGGCTGA
- a CDS encoding type II toxin-antitoxin system VapC family toxin, with product MSGTLILDSEGLAKAVQRDREVHEWLTAARDADFPVITSAAVLVEVIHPRINEAALKWTLSRLRVEPVTQALARSAAGLLRAAGLHGHKYAIDAMLCATAIAQPGRVTILTSDVEDITTLTTDHIRVTAEKI from the coding sequence GTGAGCGGCACTCTGATCCTGGACAGTGAGGGCCTGGCCAAGGCCGTGCAGCGCGACCGTGAAGTCCACGAGTGGCTCACCGCCGCCCGCGACGCCGACTTTCCGGTGATCACCTCGGCCGCGGTCCTCGTCGAGGTGATCCATCCCCGCATCAACGAGGCCGCGCTGAAGTGGACGCTGTCCCGGCTGCGAGTCGAGCCGGTCACCCAGGCCCTCGCCCGGTCCGCCGCAGGCCTGCTGCGCGCGGCCGGGCTGCACGGTCACAAGTACGCCATCGACGCCATGCTCTGCGCCACCGCAATCGCCCAGCCGGGCCGCGTCACCATCCTGACGTCCGACGTCGAGGACATCACCACGCTCACCACCGACCACATCCGTGTGACCGCCGAGAAGATCTGA
- a CDS encoding MFS transporter produces the protein MTSRTPLLRRRPEWAGRNYSLLTAAAVVTNLGSHGALIAAAFAVLESGGDGGDVGLVATARTLPLVLFLLIGGAIADRLPRHRVMVAANALNCVSQAAFAALVLAGDPQLWQMMLLTALCGIGQAFFNPAAEGMLMSSVDGEQAGRAFALFRMAMHGAGIGGAALGGAMIAAVGPGWVLAVDAAAFAVAGALRAFLDVGHIPARPPGGGLLADLRDGWKEVTGRPWLWSIVAQFSVVVAVVGAADAVYGPLVAEESLGGARPWGLALAAFGAGTLGGALLMMRWKPRRLLFVGTLCVFPLALPSAALAVPVQIGVLIAVMFVSGVAIEVFGVAWMTALHQEIPEEKLSRVSAYDWFGSTAMLPLSTALAGPAESLFGRQTALWGCAALIVVVTALVLLVPDVRNLTRRTRHVAARGPAPAPAAGAATDLQPRETP, from the coding sequence GTGACTTCCCGTACGCCGCTCCTCCGCCGCCGTCCCGAATGGGCCGGCCGCAACTACTCCCTGCTGACCGCCGCCGCGGTCGTCACCAACCTCGGCTCGCACGGCGCCCTGATCGCCGCGGCGTTCGCGGTGCTGGAGTCCGGCGGCGACGGCGGCGACGTGGGCCTCGTCGCGACGGCCCGCACCCTCCCGCTGGTGCTGTTCCTGCTCATCGGAGGGGCGATCGCCGACCGGCTGCCGCGGCACCGCGTGATGGTGGCCGCCAACGCCCTCAACTGCGTGTCCCAGGCGGCCTTCGCCGCACTGGTGCTGGCGGGCGATCCGCAGCTGTGGCAGATGATGCTGCTCACCGCGCTGTGCGGCATCGGGCAGGCGTTCTTCAACCCCGCCGCCGAGGGCATGCTGATGTCCAGCGTCGACGGGGAGCAGGCCGGCCGGGCGTTCGCGCTCTTCCGGATGGCCATGCACGGCGCGGGCATCGGCGGCGCGGCGCTCGGCGGGGCCATGATCGCCGCGGTCGGCCCCGGCTGGGTGCTCGCCGTCGACGCCGCCGCCTTCGCGGTCGCCGGTGCGCTCCGGGCGTTCCTCGACGTCGGTCACATTCCGGCTCGGCCCCCGGGCGGGGGGCTGCTCGCCGACCTGCGGGACGGCTGGAAGGAGGTCACGGGCCGCCCCTGGCTGTGGTCGATCGTGGCGCAGTTCTCGGTGGTGGTCGCGGTCGTCGGTGCCGCCGACGCCGTGTACGGGCCGCTGGTCGCCGAGGAGTCGCTGGGCGGAGCCCGCCCGTGGGGTCTGGCCCTCGCCGCGTTCGGCGCCGGCACGCTCGGCGGGGCGCTGCTGATGATGCGCTGGAAGCCCCGCCGGCTGCTGTTCGTCGGCACGCTGTGCGTGTTCCCGCTGGCGCTGCCGTCGGCGGCGCTGGCCGTCCCGGTGCAGATCGGCGTGCTGATCGCGGTGATGTTCGTCAGCGGTGTCGCGATCGAGGTGTTCGGCGTGGCCTGGATGACCGCACTGCACCAGGAGATCCCGGAGGAGAAGCTGTCCAGGGTCTCCGCGTACGACTGGTTCGGTTCGACCGCGATGCTGCCGCTGTCGACGGCTCTGGCGGGCCCGGCGGAGAGTCTCTTCGGCCGCCAGACGGCCCTGTGGGGCTGCGCGGCGCTGATCGTCGTGGTGACGGCGCTGGTGCTGCTGGTCCCGGACGTACGGAATCTGACGCGCCGTACGAGGCACGTGGCCGCGCGTGGACCGGCCCCGGCCCCGGCCGCCGGCGCGGCGACCGACCTCCAGCCGCGGGAGACCCCCTGA
- a CDS encoding undecaprenyl-diphosphate phosphatase — protein sequence MSWFESLILGLVQGLTEFLPISSSAHLRLTAAFAGWHDPGAAFTAITQIGTEAAVLIYFRKDIARIVSAWFRSLTDKAMRRDHDAQMGWLVIVGSIPIGLLGITLKDQIEGPFRDLRLTATMLIVMGIVLGVADRLAARDETGGKHRVVRERKSLRDLSVKDGLIFGMCQAMALIPGVSRSGATISGGLLMGYTREAAARYSFLLAIPAVLASGVFELKEAGEGHVSWGPTVFATVIAFAVGYAVIAWFMKFITTKSFMPFVVYRIILGIVIFVLVGTDVLSPHAGESGG from the coding sequence ATGTCGTGGTTCGAATCACTCATCCTCGGGCTCGTCCAGGGGCTGACGGAGTTCCTCCCCATCTCCTCCAGCGCGCATCTGCGCCTGACGGCCGCCTTCGCCGGCTGGCACGACCCGGGTGCCGCGTTCACCGCGATCACCCAGATCGGCACCGAGGCGGCGGTACTCATCTACTTCCGCAAGGACATCGCCCGCATCGTCAGCGCATGGTTCCGCTCGCTGACGGACAAGGCGATGCGCCGGGACCACGACGCCCAGATGGGCTGGCTGGTGATCGTCGGATCCATCCCGATCGGGCTGCTCGGCATCACGCTCAAGGACCAGATCGAGGGACCGTTCCGCGATCTGCGCCTGACCGCCACCATGCTCATCGTCATGGGCATCGTCCTCGGTGTGGCGGACCGCCTGGCGGCCCGCGACGAGACGGGCGGCAAGCACCGCGTGGTGCGGGAGCGGAAGTCGCTGCGTGACCTGTCCGTCAAGGACGGCCTGATCTTCGGTATGTGCCAGGCCATGGCACTGATCCCGGGAGTCTCCCGGTCCGGCGCCACGATCAGCGGCGGTCTGCTGATGGGCTACACCCGCGAGGCGGCGGCCCGCTACTCGTTCCTGCTGGCGATCCCGGCCGTGCTCGCCTCGGGCGTCTTCGAGCTGAAGGAGGCGGGCGAGGGGCATGTCTCCTGGGGGCCGACCGTCTTCGCGACGGTCATCGCCTTCGCCGTCGGCTACGCGGTCATCGCCTGGTTCATGAAGTTCATCACGACCAAGAGCTTCATGCCCTTCGTCGTGTACCGGATCATCCTCGGCATCGTGATCTTCGTGCTGGTCGGCACCGACGTGCTGAGCCCGCACGCGGGCGAATCGGGCGGCTAA
- the tuf gene encoding elongation factor Tu has translation MPKTAYVRTKPHLNIGTMGHVDHGKTTLTAAITKVLSERGTGTFVPFDRIDRAPEEAARGITINIAHVEYETDTRHYAHIDMPGHADYVKNMVTGAAQLDGAILVVSALDGIMPQTAEHVLLARQVGVDHIVVALNKADAGDPELTDLVELEVRELLTAHGYGGDAVPVVRVSGLRALEGDPRWTAAVEALLDAVDTYVPMPVRYTDAPFLLPVENVLTITGRGTVVTGAVERGTVRVGDRVELLGAGTTTVVTGLETFGKPMDSAEAGDNVALLLRGVPRDAVRRGHVVAAPGSVTPSRRFTAQVYVLSGREGGRTTAISTGYRPQFYIRTADVVGDVDLGGAAVARPGDTVHMTVELGRDVPLEPGLGFAIREGGRTVGAGTVTALV, from the coding sequence ATGCCCAAGACGGCATACGTGCGCACCAAGCCGCACCTCAACATCGGCACCATGGGCCATGTCGACCACGGCAAGACCACCCTGACCGCGGCCATCACCAAGGTCCTCAGCGAGCGCGGGACCGGCACCTTCGTGCCCTTCGACAGGATCGACCGCGCCCCCGAGGAGGCCGCCCGCGGCATCACCATCAACATCGCGCACGTCGAGTACGAGACCGACACCCGGCACTACGCCCACATCGACATGCCCGGGCACGCCGACTACGTCAAGAACATGGTCACCGGCGCCGCCCAGCTCGACGGGGCGATCCTCGTGGTCTCCGCGCTGGACGGGATCATGCCGCAGACCGCCGAGCACGTCCTGCTGGCCCGCCAGGTCGGCGTCGACCACATCGTCGTCGCCCTCAACAAGGCCGACGCGGGCGACCCCGAGCTGACCGACCTCGTCGAACTGGAGGTGCGCGAGCTGCTCACCGCGCACGGGTACGGCGGGGACGCGGTACCGGTCGTGCGGGTCTCCGGCCTCCGGGCACTGGAGGGCGACCCGCGCTGGACGGCCGCCGTGGAAGCACTGCTCGACGCCGTCGACACCTATGTGCCGATGCCGGTCCGCTACACCGACGCCCCGTTCCTCCTACCGGTGGAGAACGTCCTCACCATCACCGGCCGGGGCACCGTCGTCACCGGGGCGGTCGAGCGGGGCACCGTGCGCGTCGGCGACCGGGTGGAACTGCTCGGGGCCGGCACGACCACGGTCGTCACCGGTCTGGAGACGTTCGGCAAGCCGATGGACTCCGCCGAGGCCGGGGACAACGTGGCCCTGCTGCTGCGGGGCGTGCCGCGCGACGCGGTCCGCCGCGGCCATGTGGTGGCCGCGCCCGGCAGTGTGACACCGAGCCGCCGGTTCACCGCACAGGTGTACGTGCTGTCGGGCCGTGAGGGAGGGCGGACGACGGCGATCAGCACCGGCTACCGGCCGCAGTTCTACATCCGGACGGCGGACGTCGTCGGGGACGTGGACCTGGGCGGGGCGGCGGTCGCCCGGCCCGGCGACACCGTCCACATGACGGTCGAGCTGGGACGGGACGTGCCGTTGGAGCCCGGGCTGGGCTTCGCGATCCGCGAGGGCGGCCGGACCGTCGGAGCGGGCACCGTCACCGCTCTGGTCTGA